The Amycolatopsis mongoliensis genome includes a window with the following:
- a CDS encoding cysteine hydrolase encodes MPDQTTTLDPTRTALLVMDYQEGIVGQLPDTGPLLDRVAGAIDDVRGHGGHVGWVRVAFEDAEFAAVPETSMFAAFAASDQLRAAMRADAPGTQIHARLAPRADDILVRKIRVGAFSTTDLEQQLEKRGITTLVLAGISTSGVVLSTVREAMDRDYRIVVLRDACADREQETHDFLTGTLFPRTATVVDVAGLGGLWAVQ; translated from the coding sequence CGCACGGCGCTGCTCGTGATGGACTACCAGGAGGGGATCGTCGGCCAGCTGCCCGACACCGGCCCGCTGCTCGACCGCGTCGCCGGCGCGATCGACGACGTCCGCGGCCACGGCGGCCACGTCGGCTGGGTGCGCGTCGCGTTCGAAGACGCCGAGTTCGCCGCGGTCCCCGAGACGAGCATGTTCGCCGCGTTCGCGGCCTCCGACCAGCTCCGGGCGGCGATGCGCGCCGACGCCCCGGGAACGCAGATCCACGCCCGGCTCGCGCCGCGGGCCGACGACATCCTGGTCCGCAAGATCCGCGTCGGCGCGTTCTCCACCACGGACCTCGAGCAGCAGCTGGAGAAGCGCGGGATCACGACGCTCGTCCTCGCCGGGATCAGCACCAGCGGCGTCGTGCTGAGCACCGTCCGCGAGGCGATGGACCGCGACTACCGGATCGTCGTCCTGCGCGACGCCTGCGCCGACCGCGAGCAGGAGACGCACGACTTCCTGACCGGCACGCTGTTCCCGCGCACCGCCACCGTCGTGGACGTGGCCGGGCTGGGTGGCCTCTGGGCCGTCCAGTAG
- a CDS encoding fatty acyl-AMP ligase — protein sequence MPRPPATVPGEVLRASIVDRLFARADDARPLFTHQDHTHAVEHTLTWAEFAARVSVVAGELRRVAEPGERVAVLAGQELAYPLAFFGVLAAGMIAVPLMPPGNRGQADRLGGVLADSGARVWLTSSAAVDRVREFGAPGELLVADELTGPGADPVPVAPESPAYLQYTSGSTREPAGAVIPHRAIVAACWQGSRAYAVDEGTTCAGWIPFFHDMGLIQLLCLPVFSGGRSVFMAPAEFVHRPRRWLRQLADYPAVFTAAPNFAYDLAADAGPGDDDLDLSDVRVALNGAEPVRPRTVERFLEVFGPHGFRREAYRPSYGLAEATVYVASAGPEGPRGAKFDREALAQGRAVETVDGPELVSVGRPVGQLVRIVHEGHEQPEGAVGEIWIHGPNVATGYWGRGDAAAFDATLDGLGGWLRTGDLGVVHRGDLYVTGRLKDLIVIDGRNFHPQDIEAAAGEAHPAVRRDRVAAFGVADEDGEGAMVVAEWARDADADLKEVTRAVLRAVSREHDLTLRAVRLVPSGGLPRTSSGKVARSAAKARYGGGRG from the coding sequence GTGCCTCGTCCGCCCGCGACCGTGCCCGGCGAGGTGCTGCGCGCCTCGATCGTGGACCGGCTGTTCGCCCGCGCGGACGACGCCCGCCCGCTGTTCACCCACCAGGACCACACGCACGCCGTCGAGCACACGCTGACGTGGGCGGAGTTCGCCGCCCGCGTCAGCGTGGTCGCGGGTGAACTGCGCCGGGTCGCGGAGCCGGGAGAGCGGGTCGCCGTCCTCGCCGGGCAGGAGCTCGCCTACCCGCTGGCGTTCTTCGGCGTGCTGGCGGCCGGCATGATCGCCGTCCCGCTGATGCCGCCGGGCAACCGCGGGCAGGCCGACCGCCTCGGCGGGGTCCTGGCCGACTCCGGCGCGCGGGTGTGGCTGACGTCGTCGGCCGCGGTGGACCGGGTCCGCGAGTTCGGTGCCCCCGGCGAGCTGCTGGTGGCCGACGAGCTGACCGGGCCGGGCGCCGATCCGGTGCCGGTCGCGCCGGAGAGCCCCGCGTACCTGCAGTACACGTCGGGGTCGACGCGGGAGCCGGCCGGCGCGGTGATCCCGCACCGGGCGATCGTCGCGGCGTGCTGGCAGGGCAGCCGGGCCTACGCCGTCGACGAAGGCACGACCTGCGCGGGCTGGATCCCGTTCTTCCACGACATGGGCCTGATCCAGCTGCTGTGCCTGCCGGTCTTCTCCGGCGGCCGGTCGGTGTTCATGGCCCCGGCCGAGTTCGTGCACCGGCCGCGGCGCTGGCTGCGGCAGCTGGCGGACTACCCCGCGGTCTTCACCGCGGCCCCGAACTTCGCCTACGACCTCGCGGCCGACGCCGGTCCCGGGGACGACGACCTCGACCTCTCGGACGTGCGGGTCGCGCTCAACGGCGCCGAACCCGTCCGCCCGCGCACGGTCGAACGGTTCCTCGAGGTCTTCGGGCCGCACGGGTTCCGGCGCGAGGCGTACCGGCCGTCGTACGGGCTCGCCGAAGCCACGGTGTACGTCGCGAGCGCGGGGCCGGAAGGGCCGCGCGGCGCGAAGTTCGACCGCGAGGCGCTCGCGCAGGGCCGGGCCGTCGAAACCGTCGACGGCCCGGAGCTCGTGTCCGTGGGCCGGCCGGTCGGGCAGCTCGTCCGGATCGTCCACGAGGGACACGAGCAGCCCGAGGGCGCGGTCGGCGAGATCTGGATCCACGGCCCGAACGTCGCGACCGGCTACTGGGGCCGGGGCGACGCGGCCGCGTTCGATGCCACGCTGGACGGGCTCGGCGGCTGGCTGCGCACCGGCGACCTCGGCGTGGTGCACCGCGGCGACCTGTACGTCACCGGGCGGCTCAAGGACCTCATCGTCATCGACGGCCGGAACTTCCACCCGCAGGACATCGAGGCGGCGGCCGGGGAGGCCCACCCGGCGGTCCGCCGCGACCGCGTCGCCGCGTTCGGCGTCGCCGACGAGGACGGCGAGGGCGCGATGGTGGTGGCGGAGTGGGCGCGCGACGCTGACGCGGATCTCAAAGAGGTGACCCGGGCGGTGCTGCGCGCGGTCTCGCGGGAGCACGATCTCACCCTCCGTGCGGTACGTCTGGTCCCTTCCGGCGGACTTCCGCGCACATCGAGTGGCAAGGTCGCCCGGTCGGCGGCCAAGGCACGTTATGGTGGCGGCCGTGGGTGA
- a CDS encoding acyl carrier protein, with protein sequence MGDHRAEVTKVVSDTFRLDPDLVEPDAPLEELGIDSKGRIKLLAALEVYYGVTIDLDQLDRFTDVGSVADVLAEALGTEGSEERR encoded by the coding sequence GTGGGTGATCACCGCGCCGAGGTCACGAAGGTCGTCAGCGACACCTTCCGGCTGGACCCGGACCTCGTCGAGCCCGACGCTCCCCTGGAGGAGCTGGGCATCGATTCGAAGGGCCGGATCAAGCTCCTGGCGGCGCTGGAGGTCTATTACGGGGTGACGATCGACCTGGACCAGCTCGACCGGTTCACCGACGTGGGATCCGTGGCGGACGTGCTCGCGGAAGCACTGGGAACTGAAGGATCTGAGGAGAGGCGCTGA